The proteins below are encoded in one region of Aquisphaera giovannonii:
- a CDS encoding acyl carrier protein — translation MEGIEKTVHAYILDEFLPGEDPAELTDQTPLITGGILDSITTLKLVTFLEDHYNITVEAHEAGVDHLDSIRQIADLVAEKTRAA, via the coding sequence ATGGAAGGTATCGAGAAGACCGTACACGCCTATATCCTCGACGAGTTCCTCCCCGGGGAGGACCCCGCCGAGCTGACCGATCAAACCCCCCTGATCACCGGGGGCATCCTGGACTCGATCACCACGCTGAAGCTGGTGACGTTCCTCGAGGACCACTACAACATCACCGTCGAGGCCCACGAGGCCGGGGTGGACCACCTCGACTCGATCCGCCAGATCGCCGACCTCGTCGCCGAGAAGACCCGCGCCGCCTGA
- a CDS encoding polysaccharide biosynthesis/export family protein: MPHARPRRPSTALAVAALVLCLAPGCAQHSRRKEVDRIPDRGVIDPAQPRELDKTTMPRYVIEPPDELDVTIRPAPPDWIQNSIVVQQDGMIDLGFAGEVYVVGLSVGEAEHRIAQELNAAAARQGQKPEQPYKVSVRVTNPQSKFYYVMGTVNSQGRFPIKGNETALDAILLAGLKSNSLPEKSYLVRPHPPGQPDTVLKIDWCAIRERGDTLTNYQLLPGDRIVVPGTKPPGLISTLIGQ, encoded by the coding sequence ATGCCACATGCCCGCCCCCGGCGTCCGTCCACGGCCCTCGCCGTGGCGGCCCTGGTCCTTTGCCTTGCCCCTGGTTGCGCGCAGCATTCGCGTCGCAAGGAGGTGGACCGGATCCCGGACAGGGGGGTGATCGATCCGGCGCAGCCGCGCGAGCTGGACAAGACGACGATGCCGCGCTACGTGATCGAGCCGCCGGATGAGCTCGACGTCACGATCCGGCCGGCCCCGCCGGACTGGATCCAGAACAGCATCGTCGTCCAGCAGGACGGGATGATCGACCTCGGCTTCGCCGGCGAGGTCTACGTCGTGGGCCTCAGCGTCGGCGAGGCGGAGCACCGGATCGCCCAGGAGCTGAACGCCGCGGCGGCGAGGCAGGGGCAGAAGCCGGAGCAGCCCTACAAGGTCTCGGTCCGGGTCACCAATCCGCAGAGCAAGTTCTATTACGTGATGGGCACGGTGAACTCGCAGGGCCGGTTCCCGATCAAGGGGAACGAGACGGCCCTGGACGCCATCCTCCTGGCGGGGCTGAAGTCGAACAGCCTTCCGGAGAAGAGCTACCTGGTCCGCCCCCACCCGCCGGGGCAGCCCGACACGGTCCTCAAGATCGACTGGTGCGCCATCCGCGAGCGGGGCGACACCCTCACCAACTACCAGCTCCTCCCCGGCGACCGCATCGTCGTCCCGGGGACGAAGCCGCCCGGCCTGATCTCCACGCTGATCGGCCAGTGA